ATCTCAATCCGCTTCAAGAAGCTGTTCAGGTAGGAGGTGACCCTCAGTACAGGGGAGCTCTCGAGAAGATAAGAGAGCTGGCAGCATCTATCGATATACCTATAATAGCAAAGGAGGTCGGAGCAGGCATTTCAGGTGAAGTTGCTTTACAGCTGGAAAAAGCAGGGGTGAAGGCGATAAACGTCTCAGGAGCTGGAGGTACAAGCTGGTCAGGTGTGGAGTCGATCAGGGCCCTAAGGGCCAAGAACGAAAAGGTTGCTCTGCTCGGTTCAGCCTTCTGGGACTGGGGCATTCCGACTGCAGCTGCTCTGATAAACGTAAGAAGCAGCGTCAGCATACCTGTTATTGCATCAGGCGGGATAAGGAACGGCATAGAGATAGCCAAGGCGATAGCCTTGGGCGCGGATGTCTGCGCAATGGCAAGGCCTTTCCTGATGGAGGCAGCTAGGGGCGGCAAGCAGCAGGTTCTTTCTCTCATAGAGAAGCTTTCTTCTGAGATAAGGCTGAGCATGTTCCTTACAGGCTCTCCAGATGTTGGCAGGCTCAGGGAGGCGAAGAGAGTACTCAGGGGAGAACTGCTCGACTGGGTCAGGGGGCTTTCTTCTTGAGTCTTGAATCAGAAATGAAGAGAATTGCTATGCTTGTCGATTCCAAGATGAAAGAATCTCTAACAGGAGAGCCAGAGCTCCTCTATTCAGCATCATCACACCTCATCCAGGCAGGCGGAAAGAGGCTGAGGCCTCTCATCCTCATGAAGTTCTATTCTCTCTACAGGGATGATGAGGTTTCTGTCCTGCCGCTTGCTGCAGCACTCGAACTTGTCCACAACTTCACCCTGATACATGACGATATCATGGATAACGACGACATGAGAAGGGGAGTACCAACAACTCACAGGAAATACGGAGTGCCAATGGCGATCCTTGCAGGAGACGTCCTCTTTGCAAAGGTATTCAGCCTTGTATCAGAGACACCAGCCCTTCAGGGTGATGCCAGAAGAATGAAAGAAGCGGTGAGAGTGGTGGCAGAATCTCTTGTTACCATATGTGAAGGCCAGGCGCTCGACCTGAACCCACCTCCCCTATCTGATTTTACGGAAGAATTTTACTTCGGCATGATAAAAAAGAAGACCTCTGCTCTCTTCGAAGCTTCGGCGCTTTTGGGCTGCATAGCTGCTGGCAGCCCATCATCGCATCTTGACCTGGCAGAAAGATTTGCCAGGCATCTTGGCCTTGCATTCCAGATTGTAGACGACGTGCTTGGTGTTGTTGGTGAACCAGAAGTGACCGGCAAGCCTGTGGGGGGCGATATAAGGCAGGGGAAGAGGACGCTGCCTATAGTCATGGCCTTCAGGAAAGCAGACAGAAGAGAGCAGGAGCTTCTCCTCTCTGTGTGGGGTGTAAGAGATGCTCCAGAAAAGAAGGTTAAGGAAGCTGTTGATTTCATAAGAAGTTCAGGAGTGGAGGAAGCTGCAAGAAGTCTTGCATCGCAGCATCTCTCTGAAGCACTGAAGGCTCTTGAAGGTCTGCCTCAGTCCAGCGCTAATGAGACCCTGAAGGAGCTTGCCAATTTTCTGACAGTGCGAAGGATGTGAGCAGGTTGGAGGAACCTGCCAAGAGCGTTTTGATAGCAGCTTTAC
This sequence is a window from Conexivisphaerales archaeon. Protein-coding genes within it:
- the fni gene encoding type 2 isopentenyl-diphosphate Delta-isomerase, which codes for MTIEERKRDHLDICLHEDVNARQKSTLFECVELVHKALPELNIDDINTETVFLGHRLKIPLLIDSMTGGTQMSLEINKALAEAAEEAGIGIGVGSQRAGLRRPEVAETYAVVRRQAPNAFVFGNIGAAQLVKGLTVQDVKKAIEMIDADAVAVHLNPLQEAVQVGGDPQYRGALEKIRELAASIDIPIIAKEVGAGISGEVALQLEKAGVKAINVSGAGGTSWSGVESIRALRAKNEKVALLGSAFWDWGIPTAAALINVRSSVSIPVIASGGIRNGIEIAKAIALGADVCAMARPFLMEAARGGKQQVLSLIEKLSSEIRLSMFLTGSPDVGRLREAKRVLRGELLDWVRGLSS
- a CDS encoding polyprenyl synthetase family protein — its product is MSLESEMKRIAMLVDSKMKESLTGEPELLYSASSHLIQAGGKRLRPLILMKFYSLYRDDEVSVLPLAAALELVHNFTLIHDDIMDNDDMRRGVPTTHRKYGVPMAILAGDVLFAKVFSLVSETPALQGDARRMKEAVRVVAESLVTICEGQALDLNPPPLSDFTEEFYFGMIKKKTSALFEASALLGCIAAGSPSSHLDLAERFARHLGLAFQIVDDVLGVVGEPEVTGKPVGGDIRQGKRTLPIVMAFRKADRREQELLLSVWGVRDAPEKKVKEAVDFIRSSGVEEAARSLASQHLSEALKALEGLPQSSANETLKELANFLTVRRM